The proteins below are encoded in one region of Streptomyces roseirectus:
- a CDS encoding saccharopine dehydrogenase NADP-binding domain-containing protein produces the protein MNRGRTAPVAVGVVGAAGAVGRAVLDELLRLGVGPVRAGVRRPPQRALPAGVELWPDPVEVGDARALGAFCAECRVVVNATGPVRATGHLVASAALAAGADVVDVNDTDELAEPAPYERLLRWRTAVIGAGLMPGLAGLAPGVLVAEAADAGSGVDGSAGAGSGVGGVGAGSGAGVGGSAGAGVRAGGLGGVVEAVASEGRLDGVRGASAGSGGRPRPGQSGPRPDRAAGSTLTVRVGGFPHFPPAAARDFMDRLARPGGEVTAVWRGGRRVAGALAVERDVRLPYFPGAVTAIPYLTEEAVAVAGRYGFGEVRWYTVFGGEHTRAVLDRYRAGLPPGLSVDDAAAELSRASLTDLAGRTPYQAVTCELDGRSLVLTGTDSSALTGTAAAHAAFAVLRGELPPGRLHFAQLPDPGRVLRRIAGAPAVTGLRLLDAPPAELPVEEGIL, from the coding sequence GTGAACCGCGGCCGCACCGCCCCGGTCGCCGTCGGCGTCGTCGGCGCGGCCGGGGCGGTGGGCCGGGCGGTGCTGGACGAGCTGCTGCGGCTCGGCGTCGGGCCGGTCCGGGCCGGCGTACGGCGCCCGCCGCAGCGGGCGTTGCCTGCGGGAGTGGAGCTGTGGCCGGACCCGGTGGAGGTGGGCGACGCTCGCGCCCTGGGCGCCTTCTGCGCCGAGTGCCGGGTCGTCGTCAACGCCACCGGGCCGGTCCGGGCGACCGGTCACCTGGTGGCGTCGGCCGCCCTCGCGGCGGGCGCGGACGTGGTCGACGTCAACGACACGGACGAGCTGGCCGAACCGGCGCCGTACGAGCGGTTGTTGCGGTGGCGGACGGCGGTGATCGGGGCGGGGCTCATGCCGGGGCTGGCGGGGTTGGCGCCGGGGGTGCTGGTGGCTGAGGCCGCCGACGCCGGGAGCGGTGTCGACGGCAGTGCCGGTGCCGGGAGCGGTGTCGGCGGCGTCGGTGCCGGGAGCGGTGCAGGCGTCGGTGGCAGTGCCGGTGCAGGCGTCCGTGCCGGTGGTCTCGGCGGCGTGGTGGAGGCGGTCGCTTCGGAGGGTCGGCTCGATGGCGTGCGGGGGGCGTCGGCCGGGTCCGGGGGCCGCCCCCGCCCAGGGCAGTCCGGGCCCCGTCCCGACCGCGCGGCCGGCTCGACGCTCACCGTGCGTGTCGGTGGGTTCCCCCACTTCCCGCCCGCCGCCGCCCGGGACTTCATGGACCGGCTCGCCCGGCCCGGTGGTGAGGTCACCGCCGTCTGGCGGGGCGGGCGCCGGGTGGCGGGGGCGCTGGCGGTCGAGCGTGACGTCCGGCTGCCGTACTTCCCGGGCGCCGTGACGGCGATCCCGTATCTGACGGAGGAGGCCGTGGCGGTCGCCGGGCGGTACGGGTTCGGTGAGGTGCGCTGGTACACGGTGTTCGGCGGCGAGCACACCCGCGCGGTACTGGACCGGTACCGCGCGGGGCTGCCGCCGGGGCTGAGCGTCGACGACGCGGCGGCCGAGCTGTCCCGCGCCTCCCTCACCGACCTCGCGGGACGCACGCCGTACCAGGCGGTGACCTGCGAGCTGGACGGGCGGAGTCTCGTGCTCACCGGCACCGACTCCTCCGCGCTCACCGGAACGGCCGCAGCGCACGCGGCCTTCGCCGTCCTGCGTGGTGAACTCCCGCCCGGCCGGCTGCACTTCGCGCAGCTCCCCGATCCCGGCCGGGTCCTGCGTCGGATCGCCGGCGCACCCGCCGTGACCGGGCTGCGGCTGCTGGACGCGCCGCCCGCCGAACTCCCCGTCGAAGAAGGAATCCTGTGA
- a CDS encoding non-ribosomal peptide synthetase, with product MSAAELVSELTAAGVELWEEDGRLRFRAPQGALTDALRERLRDGRDAVLAHLRDPFAEPVVPDPDGRHLPFPLTEVQSSYLLGRTDAFAYGGIGCHAYLEYELPGTVAPERAADAWRVLVERHDALRTVYHPEGQQVLKDLPPYAVPVARADEAERIRGELAQRTYDPAVWPLFDVRITHSPERLLVHLSVDLLVTDFSGVQRLLGELEQLCTDPDRPLVPVPVSFRDHVLAERRLRDSARWARDRAYWLDRLDTLPPAPELPVLAEEPGGAVRFRRLADRLASDEAAALRRRAATHDLTVSTVLLAAYAEVIGRWSAKPRFTLNLPVFAKRPVHPDIDRVVGDFTSVTLLAVEPDPAAPFTERARALGARLFDDLDHGLFSGVDVLREAGRRSAPALMPVVFTSTLQGTQAPESGPGRVVYGVTQTPQVWIDCQVMESGGEVLLGWDVREGVLPDGLADDAFAAFAALVRELAGSDAPWTAADPVALPAAQAARRAEVNATARPLPQGLLHERVFAALDAHAGRTALIAPDRTLTCAELAGYAHAVAGRLREAGVAPGDRVAVVMDKGWEQIPAVLGALHAGCVYVPVDTVHPPARRARVLASSGAVAVLTQGRLGDAYGLPSIDVDALEPSDAVEPRPVDPDDPAYIIYTSGSTGEPKGVVVSHRAALNTVADIDDRFGVGPDDRVLGLAQLGFDLSVYDVFGPLAHGGALVLPDPERRGDPSHWAELAARHRVTLWNSVPAQLQMLHDYLASTAGADDVAGLGALRLGLLSGDWIPVRLPDRVRALLPGLRLISLGGATEAAIWSVHHPIEEPVDPDRPSILYGRPLANQTFHVLDETFRPRPDWVPGELCIGGAGLALGYHGDAETTERRFVTHPVTGERLYRTGDLGRYLPSGDLEFLGREDGQVKIRGHRIELAEIEAALTDHEAVGAAAVLAVGDDPLDRRLVAFAEPARTTPGRAGAPADALAQRAQAVEDTVADPERIAEFARLLDAASLASMLGALRERGLFTGPDTAHTAKEVAAAAAAPRHRRLMRRWLRVLHAEGLLEREPDSGRYRLAGAEPPSPGAAWDRIAALWSDDLGPRELLDYLRSHADRLGALMDDEIAAVDLLFPGARLETADAAYRENVMSAYLNRVLAEALRAEAEARPAGRPLRVLEVGAGTGASTAGALAALEGLPVEWLFTDLSPFFLDKARERFGADPRLRYGLYDVDGDPFDQGLAPNSFDVVVCAGVLNNARDTADALAALRSLLTPGGLLLVTEPTREHYEILISQAFMMTGAEDLRHTDATDQTFVTREQWARLFTEAGGQAELCLPQPGHALEPLGQHAFAVRFKTDRAPLDPDGVDDHLGSRLPVYMLPAALHVVDELPLTPNGKVDRKSLTSWAARLADQRTRTSSAGAESDRPGDELEQRLADVAARALGVAAVPGTTSLFDLGADSLILAQLSARLIEEVPQAADQQFDTLLRELLNRPTIADLARLLRGADASDDTGAGGSVSALVPLGDAPDAGVLQVLVHEGIGTMAPYRELAAGLTAHGPLVGLAVGDADACAGIPEDGFVERLAAEHVRRLTATGAGRFRLTGYCLGGQLATEIARQLTENGAYVERLTVVSSSPPAFVCEDELLIEHAFARVLGADPVAAGYPDDEQELGAALRAVLDATPGRVPAGAFAALRGEPRLEAVARRMRALAEVPQADRLAAIGRTLGAGGEGDAGQVPGLYRVFRHAFAAASLHTVEPYAGDITLVQPRGRLRFLAGFGQEADELWREVCLGDLTVVDVDGDHFSCLRAPHVGQVAAAAAGDTP from the coding sequence GTGAGCGCCGCCGAGCTGGTGTCGGAACTGACCGCCGCCGGAGTCGAGTTGTGGGAGGAGGACGGCAGGCTCCGCTTCCGGGCACCGCAGGGCGCCCTCACCGACGCCCTGCGCGAGCGCCTGCGCGACGGCCGGGACGCGGTCCTCGCCCATCTGCGCGACCCGTTCGCCGAGCCCGTCGTCCCCGATCCCGACGGACGGCACCTGCCGTTCCCGCTGACCGAGGTGCAGTCGTCGTACCTGCTGGGCCGCACGGACGCGTTCGCGTACGGCGGGATCGGCTGCCACGCCTACCTGGAGTACGAGCTGCCGGGGACCGTCGCGCCCGAGCGGGCGGCGGACGCCTGGCGGGTGCTGGTCGAGCGGCACGACGCGCTGCGCACCGTGTACCACCCCGAGGGGCAGCAGGTGCTCAAGGACCTGCCGCCGTACGCGGTGCCCGTGGCGCGGGCGGACGAGGCCGAGCGCATACGCGGGGAGCTGGCGCAGCGCACCTACGACCCGGCGGTCTGGCCGCTGTTCGACGTGCGGATCACCCACTCCCCCGAGCGGCTGCTGGTGCACCTGTCCGTCGACCTGCTCGTCACCGACTTCTCCGGGGTGCAGCGACTGCTGGGCGAGCTGGAGCAGTTGTGCACGGACCCGGACCGGCCGCTGGTGCCCGTGCCCGTCTCCTTCCGCGACCACGTGCTCGCGGAGCGGCGGCTGCGCGACAGCGCCCGCTGGGCCCGGGACCGGGCGTACTGGCTGGACCGGCTCGACACGCTGCCGCCCGCGCCCGAACTCCCGGTCCTGGCCGAGGAGCCGGGCGGCGCGGTGCGGTTCCGCCGGCTGGCGGACCGGCTGGCCTCCGACGAGGCGGCGGCACTGCGGCGCCGGGCCGCCACCCACGACCTGACCGTGTCGACCGTGCTCCTGGCCGCCTACGCCGAGGTCATCGGCCGGTGGAGCGCCAAGCCGCGCTTCACGCTCAACCTGCCGGTGTTCGCCAAGCGGCCCGTGCACCCCGACATCGACCGGGTCGTCGGCGACTTCACCTCCGTCACCCTGCTGGCCGTCGAACCGGACCCCGCGGCCCCCTTCACCGAGCGGGCGCGCGCTCTGGGCGCCCGGCTCTTCGACGACCTCGACCACGGCCTGTTCTCCGGCGTCGACGTGCTGCGCGAGGCGGGCCGCCGCTCGGCGCCCGCGCTGATGCCGGTCGTGTTCACCAGCACCCTCCAGGGGACGCAGGCGCCGGAAAGCGGCCCGGGGCGGGTCGTGTACGGCGTCACGCAGACCCCGCAGGTGTGGATCGACTGCCAGGTCATGGAGTCCGGCGGCGAGGTGCTCCTCGGCTGGGACGTCCGTGAGGGCGTCCTGCCGGACGGGCTGGCCGACGACGCCTTCGCCGCGTTCGCCGCCCTCGTCCGGGAGCTGGCCGGCTCCGACGCCCCGTGGACCGCCGCCGACCCGGTGGCGCTGCCCGCCGCGCAGGCGGCCCGGCGCGCCGAGGTGAACGCGACCGCGCGCCCGCTGCCCCAAGGGCTGCTGCACGAGCGGGTGTTCGCCGCCCTGGACGCGCACGCCGGCCGGACGGCGCTCATCGCGCCGGACCGCACCCTCACCTGCGCCGAACTCGCCGGGTACGCCCACGCGGTGGCCGGCCGGCTGCGGGAGGCCGGGGTCGCGCCGGGCGACCGGGTGGCCGTCGTGATGGACAAGGGCTGGGAGCAGATTCCGGCCGTGCTCGGCGCGCTGCACGCGGGCTGTGTGTACGTGCCGGTCGACACCGTCCATCCGCCGGCCCGGCGGGCGCGGGTGCTCGCGTCCAGCGGGGCGGTGGCCGTCCTCACGCAAGGCCGGCTCGGTGACGCGTACGGGCTGCCGTCGATCGACGTGGACGCGCTGGAACCCTCGGACGCCGTCGAGCCCCGGCCGGTGGACCCGGACGACCCGGCGTACATCATCTACACCTCCGGTTCGACGGGCGAGCCCAAGGGCGTCGTGGTCTCCCACCGGGCCGCGCTGAACACCGTCGCCGACATCGACGACCGCTTCGGCGTCGGCCCGGACGACCGGGTGCTCGGGCTCGCGCAGCTCGGCTTCGACCTGTCCGTGTACGACGTGTTCGGCCCGCTCGCCCACGGCGGCGCCCTGGTACTGCCGGACCCGGAGCGCCGCGGCGACCCCTCGCACTGGGCCGAGTTGGCGGCCCGCCACCGGGTGACCCTGTGGAACTCGGTGCCCGCGCAGTTGCAGATGCTCCACGACTACCTGGCGTCGACGGCGGGCGCGGACGACGTCGCCGGGCTCGGCGCGCTGCGGCTCGGCCTGCTGTCCGGCGACTGGATCCCCGTGCGGCTGCCGGACCGGGTGCGGGCGCTGCTGCCGGGGCTGCGGCTGATCAGCCTGGGCGGGGCCACCGAGGCGGCGATCTGGTCCGTCCACCACCCCATCGAGGAGCCCGTCGACCCGGACCGTCCGAGCATCCTGTACGGGCGGCCGCTCGCCAACCAGACCTTCCACGTCCTGGACGAGACGTTCAGGCCCCGGCCGGACTGGGTGCCGGGCGAGCTGTGCATCGGCGGTGCCGGTCTCGCGCTCGGCTACCACGGGGACGCGGAGACCACGGAGCGCCGTTTCGTCACCCACCCTGTCACCGGGGAGCGGCTGTACCGCACGGGTGACCTGGGGCGGTACCTGCCCAGTGGCGACCTCGAATTCCTCGGCCGTGAGGACGGACAGGTCAAGATCCGCGGGCATCGCATCGAACTCGCCGAGATCGAGGCGGCGTTGACCGACCACGAGGCGGTCGGCGCGGCTGCCGTGCTGGCCGTCGGAGACGATCCGCTCGACCGCAGGCTGGTCGCCTTCGCGGAGCCCGCCCGCACCACGCCCGGCCGGGCCGGCGCGCCGGCGGATGCCCTGGCGCAGCGGGCCCAGGCGGTGGAGGACACCGTGGCCGATCCCGAGCGGATCGCCGAGTTCGCCCGGCTCCTCGACGCGGCGTCGCTGGCGTCGATGCTGGGCGCGCTGCGGGAGCGCGGCCTGTTCACGGGGCCGGACACCGCCCACACGGCAAAGGAGGTGGCGGCTGCTGCCGCCGCGCCGCGCCACCGGCGTCTGATGCGGCGCTGGCTGCGCGTGCTCCATGCGGAGGGCCTGCTGGAGCGGGAGCCGGACAGCGGGCGCTACCGCCTCGCCGGCGCCGAGCCCCCGTCGCCCGGCGCCGCCTGGGACCGGATCGCCGCCCTGTGGAGCGACGACCTGGGGCCCCGGGAGCTGCTGGACTACCTCCGCTCCCACGCCGACCGGCTGGGCGCCCTGATGGACGACGAGATCGCCGCCGTCGACCTGCTCTTCCCCGGCGCCCGGCTGGAGACCGCCGACGCGGCCTACCGCGAGAACGTGATGTCCGCCTACCTCAACCGCGTCCTCGCCGAGGCCCTGCGCGCCGAGGCCGAGGCCCGCCCGGCCGGACGTCCGCTGCGGGTGCTCGAAGTGGGCGCGGGGACCGGCGCGAGCACGGCCGGCGCGCTGGCCGCGCTGGAGGGGCTGCCGGTGGAGTGGCTGTTCACCGACCTGAGCCCGTTCTTCCTGGACAAGGCGCGCGAGCGGTTCGGCGCCGATCCCCGGCTGCGGTACGGGCTGTACGACGTGGACGGCGACCCGTTCGACCAGGGTCTGGCCCCGAACTCCTTCGACGTGGTGGTGTGCGCGGGCGTCCTGAACAACGCCCGTGACACGGCGGACGCCCTGGCCGCGCTGCGTTCCCTGCTCACCCCCGGCGGGCTGCTGCTGGTCACCGAGCCGACCCGGGAGCACTACGAGATCCTGATCTCGCAGGCGTTCATGATGACCGGCGCGGAGGACCTGCGGCACACGGACGCCACCGACCAGACCTTCGTCACGCGCGAGCAGTGGGCGCGGCTCTTCACGGAGGCGGGCGGACAGGCCGAGCTGTGCCTGCCGCAGCCGGGACACGCGCTCGAACCGCTGGGCCAGCACGCCTTCGCCGTCCGCTTCAAGACGGACCGCGCGCCCCTCGACCCGGACGGCGTCGACGACCATCTCGGGTCGCGCCTGCCGGTCTACATGCTGCCCGCCGCCCTGCACGTCGTCGACGAGCTGCCGCTCACCCCGAACGGGAAGGTGGACCGCAAGTCGCTCACGTCCTGGGCGGCCCGGCTCGCCGACCAGCGGACGCGGACGAGCAGCGCCGGAGCCGAATCGGACCGGCCCGGCGACGAGTTGGAGCAGCGGCTGGCCGACGTCGCGGCGCGGGCGCTCGGCGTGGCCGCCGTGCCGGGCACGACCAGCCTCTTCGACCTCGGCGCCGACTCGCTGATCCTCGCCCAGTTGTCGGCGCGGCTGATCGAGGAGGTTCCCCAGGCGGCGGACCAGCAGTTCGACACGCTGCTGCGGGAGTTGCTGAACCGTCCGACGATCGCCGACCTGGCCCGCCTCCTGCGCGGCGCGGACGCCTCCGACGACACCGGCGCCGGCGGCTCGGTCAGCGCGCTGGTCCCGCTCGGCGACGCCCCCGACGCCGGAGTGCTCCAGGTGCTGGTGCACGAGGGCATCGGCACCATGGCCCCCTACCGGGAACTGGCCGCCGGACTCACCGCGCACGGGCCGCTCGTCGGGCTCGCCGTGGGGGACGCGGACGCCTGCGCCGGCATCCCGGAGGACGGGTTCGTGGAGCGGCTGGCGGCCGAGCACGTGCGGCGGCTGACGGCGACCGGGGCCGGCCGGTTCCGGCTCACCGGCTACTGCCTCGGCGGCCAGCTCGCCACCGAGATCGCCCGCCAGCTCACCGAGAACGGCGCGTACGTCGAGCGGTTGACGGTGGTCAGCAGCAGCCCGCCCGCGTTCGTCTGCGAGGACGAGCTGCTGATCGAGCACGCCTTCGCGCGGGTGCTCGGCGCGGACCCGGTGGCCGCCGGATACCCCGACGACGAACAGGAGCTGGGCGCGGCGCTGCGCGCGGTCCTCGACGCCACGCCGGGCCGGGTGCCGGCCGGTGCCTTCGCCGCGCTGCGCGGTGAACCCCGGCTGGAGGCCGTGGCCCGCCGGATGCGGGCCCTGGCCGAGGTACCGCAGGCGGACCGGCTCGCGGCGATCGGCCGCACGCTGGGCGCGGGCGGGGAGGGCGACGCGGGCCAGGTCCCGGGCCTGTACCGGGTGTTCCGGCACGCCTTCGCCGCCGCCTCGCTGCACACCGTCGAGCCCTACGCGGGCGACATCACCCTCGTCCAGCCGCGCGGGCGGCTGCGGTTCCTCGCCGGGTTCGGGCAGGAGGCGGACGAGCTGTGGCGCGAGGTGTGCCTCGGTGATCTGACGGTGGTCGACGTCGACGGCGACCACTTCAGCTGCCTGCGCGCCCCGCACGTCGGCCAGGTCGCCGCCGCGGCGGCCGGGGACACCCCGTGA